The nucleotide sequence GAGCGGCGAGACCATGCCCATGCCCGTTACGACGACTTCCCGTCCCTTCATCTTCTCCTCTTCCATCCGTCTTCAGCGTAACTCTCCGGTGCAAGGCTCCCGGCTCACCGGCGGAGCACGGCGTAGCGGCGCCTCATGAGAGCCGGGTCTTCGAGGTCCGCAAGCTCCACCACGTCGGCCGCGAAAGAGGCGCGCGCCTTGCGCCTGCCATCCACGAAGGCCGTCGCCCCGTACTCGCGGCGCCGCCCGTCGCCTCCCCGGACCTCCACCGAGAGCTCCACCCTGTCGCCGGGATAGGCGAAGCCGTAGAAGTTGGCCTGCCTCACCTCGCTCACCAGCGCCCACCGCGTGAAGTCGGACCCCGAGGCCTCGAGCCAGCCCGCGAGCTGGGCCATGGCCTCGATGAGCATCACGCCGGGCAGAATCGGGTTCTCCGGGAAGTGGAACTCGAGGAAGTCCTCGCTCATGGCCACGTTCTTAACGCCCTTTATGGACCTGCCGGCCTCGGCCTCGACTATGCGGTCCACCAGGAGATATCTCATCGTCTATGCCGTCCTCCTTACGGGAAACCGGGATTAACAGGCCTGGGGGAAAGTCTCTGAAGAAGGATCCCCTGTTTGCGCCGCCCCATTCACGACCCCGCCAGTATGACGGTGGCCACGGCGTAGTCCGCGCAGTGTGAGATGGAGACCGTCGCCTCGGCCGCGCCGAGCCTCTCCGCGAGCCTGCTCACCGAGCCCGAGAGCCTGAGCCGGGGCATGCCCGACGGCGCGCGCCTGACCTCGATCTCGAGCAGGGCCGCGTCGATGCCCGTGCGAAGCCCCCGGCCGAGGGCCTTCAGGAGCGCCTCCTTGGCGGCGAAGGTGCCGGCGAGGTGCGGATAGGGGTCCTTTTTCGCCATGCAGTAGCGGCGCTCGGATGCGGTGAAGATGGAGTCGGCGATGCCCGGGCTTGCCTCGACGAGACGGCGCAGCCTCGCCGTCTCCACTATGTCCACGCCCTGACGTATGCGCATCACGCCACACTCATGCCGCCGTCGACGGCCACGGCCTGTCCCGTAATGTAGTCGGCATGGCCGGAGGCGAGGAAGACGATGAGCCCCGCCACGTCGTCCGGTTCGCCGAAGCGGCCCGCCGGTATGGCCTCGACGAGCCGATCCCCTGCGCGCTTTCTCACCCGCGCGCTCATGTCGGTGACGATCATGCCGGGCAGCACGGCGTTTATCTGTATGTTCTTGGGCGCGAGCTCAACGGCCGCGGCCCTCGTGAAGGCCACGAGCCCGCCCTTGGCCGCCGCGTAGTTGGTCTGTCCGCGCCCTCCCCTCACCGCCGCCACGGACGATATGTTGATGATCTTGCCGCCGCCGCGGGGCATCATCATCTCCACGGCCCGCCGGGTGCAGAGGAACGGCCCCCGCAGGTTGGTCTCCGCCACGGCGTCCCACTCCCTGAGCCTCATGGCCGCAAGGAGGGTGTCCTTTATGACGCCGGCGTTGTTGACCAGTATGTCGAGCCCCGCGAAACGCTTCTCGACGAAGCCGAAGAGCGCCTCTATCTCGTCGGGCGAGGAGACGTCGGCCTTGAAGGTCTCTACGGTACAGCCCTCTTCAGAGAGACTGCGCCCGAGCTCCAGGGCCGCCTCCGACGACCTGCGGTAGTTGACGACCACCGCCGCCCCGGCCCGCGCAAGGGCGGCCGCCGCCGCACGCCCTATGCCCCGCGAGGCGCCCGTAACGAGCGCCACCTTG is from Deltaproteobacteria bacterium and encodes:
- the acpS gene encoding holo-[acyl-carrier-protein] synthase, which gives rise to MRIRQGVDIVETARLRRLVEASPGIADSIFTASERRYCMAKKDPYPHLAGTFAAKEALLKALGRGLRTGIDAALLEIEVRRAPSGMPRLRLSGSVSRLAERLGAAEATVSISHCADYAVATVILAGS
- a CDS encoding 3-oxoacyl-ACP reductase FabG, coding for MKIELGGKVALVTGASRGIGRAAAAALARAGAAVVVNYRRSSEAALELGRSLSEEGCTVETFKADVSSPDEIEALFGFVEKRFAGLDILVNNAGVIKDTLLAAMRLREWDAVAETNLRGPFLCTRRAVEMMMPRGGGKIINISSVAAVRGGRGQTNYAAAKGGLVAFTRAAAVELAPKNIQINAVLPGMIVTDMSARVRKRAGDRLVEAIPAGRFGEPDDVAGLIVFLASGHADYITGQAVAVDGGMSVA
- a CDS encoding beta-hydroxyacyl-ACP dehydratase, which encodes MRYLLVDRIVEAEAGRSIKGVKNVAMSEDFLEFHFPENPILPGVMLIEAMAQLAGWLEASGSDFTRWALVSEVRQANFYGFAYPGDRVELSVEVRGGDGRRREYGATAFVDGRRKARASFAADVVELADLEDPALMRRRYAVLRR